The genomic window ATAAATATGGCTAAATTCAAACCTTCTGCTGTTAACCTGATAGAACCATAAGACCATATGGTATGACCCGGTGTCAAAAACATATTTATCGCCATGGTTATAAATAATATTGCCAGGAGAGGTTTTAAACCTTTGAAAATATAGCTTAAATGGACCTTTGAAATATAGACAGATGCCATAATATAAAGCACAACATAAACATATCCCGTATAATTTTTTACTATAAATAATACTATTATAAAAACAATAGATAATAAAATCTTTACCCTGGGATCCATGTTATGTATAGGTGTTTCACCAGGAACGTACTGACCTATTGTAATATCTTTAATGGCCATTTTTCTTACTCCTTATGATTTTTATGAGTTCTTTTTTGGCATCATCCACAGTATATATGCGATCATTGACATCAAATCCTTTATCTTTAAGGGCTTTCATCAACTGAGTAACCTGCGGTACCCCAAGGCCCATCTCTTTAAGCTCCTCCATTCTTGCAAATACCTCTGCTGGCTTACCTGTCATCGCGACCCTGCCTTTATTCATAACCACTATTCTATTAGCATACTTTGCCACATCTTCCATGCTGTGAGAAACTAGTACAATGGTCATATTTTCCTTTTGATGCAACTTCTTTATATTGCCTAAAATTTCATCTCTCCCTTTTGGGTCCAGTCCTGCTGTTGGTTCATCAAGTATAAGCACCTTCGGTTTCATCGCTAATACTCCTGCGATAGCTACCCTTCTCTTTTGTCCCCCCGATATCTCAAAAGGCGATTTGTCTTTTAATGTTTCATAATCCAATTCAACCAGTTCCATGGCATATCTTACTCTTTTTTCTACTTCTTTTTCATCAAGACCCATATTGATTGGGCCAAATGCAATATCTTTATAAATGGTCTCCTCAAATAACTGGTGCTCAGGATATTGAAAGACAAGCCCTACTTTTTGCCTCACTTTCTTTATATCTGAACCTCTAACAGTTATATCGATGTCGTCTATTAATATCTGGCCTGATGTGGGTTTTAAAAGCCCATTCATCTGCTGAATAAGAGTAGATTTACCCGAACCTGTGTGGCCTATAATAGCAATAAATTCGCCGTCATCTATAGTAAGGTTTATGTTATCAAGCGCAACGGCTTCAAAAGGTGTTCCCTTGTTGTAAATGTATGTTAGATCTTTTATCACAATCGACATATCAATTCCACCATTTCATCAACAGTTAAAATATTTACAGGAATATCATAACCATCTTTTCTTATTAAATAAGCCAATTCGGTTACCTGTGGCACATCTAAGCCTAATCGTTTTAATAACTCAACGTTTTTAAATACCTCTCGGGGTGTACCATTCATAACAATAGTACCATGATCCATCACAATTACCC from Caldanaerobius fijiensis DSM 17918 includes these protein-coding regions:
- a CDS encoding energy-coupling factor transporter ATPase, with the translated sequence MSIVIKDLTYIYNKGTPFEAVALDNINLTIDDGEFIAIIGHTGSGKSTLIQQMNGLLKPTSGQILIDDIDITVRGSDIKKVRQKVGLVFQYPEHQLFEETIYKDIAFGPINMGLDEKEVEKRVRYAMELVELDYETLKDKSPFEISGGQKRRVAIAGVLAMKPKVLILDEPTAGLDPKGRDEILGNIKKLHQKENMTIVLVSHSMEDVAKYANRIVVMNKGRVAMTGKPAEVFARMEELKEMGLGVPQVTQLMKALKDKGFDVNDRIYTVDDAKKELIKIIRSKKNGH